The window gccgggtccagattctccctgcgttgccagggagatttacacccctgggagtagggtcccacgtagtagggagggcagtgagttcacctgccgaggtggctcagttagagagagaaagagccacatctgagcaacaaagaggtactcgggggagactcttaggcataattatatgcaagtttagcctctcctttgcagtaacattcttcacaagggcaagtcccacgatcgagggctcgacacatcaaaccgccagtcccagggtttgtgacatcaacaccagtccaggtgaggaagtccaacacctccgcaccttcccccagctcctcagggtggggcggggaggctgtaaatatattttttattctctgcccaaattaccctgggatgtgtcactatttcactctaacctataccaacccaccgaatctcacttcctattcaaagctccatgcaatcacAGCAttcaaacaaactgactgtagagttatactgtttagaaaatatagatcctgtaccaaatagacatctcttcccctggtctcacacagaagccaaagttttaaaacacagtcagtttcgacctttaccctttggcccggtctgccctagtcccaaccagatctgcttcattcatatcaccaattgaagtctgggctccttttcagcttttctttttaacagttgctgtatgcactaatactgacattcatatctgccaagctctagctccgagCCTCAGGCGTCCCAGAGATACGctttgttccagagaccaatcaggccacactaggggatcagcatctcaaagtctAGAGAtaagcattacaattcaggaatagagttgaccgCTGCAAGAGCTTACCATccagggactattacaataatcatgttcactttaggctatgttctaagattcagttctgattttacatattgtagttagtccataccaGCGAGGCACTACAGTGTTTGCCCTTATTTCTGGCGTACCTCACTCAGATACTgcgtacaggatccattcacctcattgtgtgtctcacagcttcactccttctcgtagttgctcactattccattgtatgcatacgccacagttcaccattctgttcctcagtctgtgtacccttaggtccCTATCTGGAGGTTTTTTTTGCAGGAGTGAGCTAGCCAAAGgtcagagttgttttttttttttttcttccccctcttttttttttgtggacatgatgtccagttgttccagcaccaatttttaaaaagatattgaaTTGGCAAAAATTAATTTGTCAAAAATTTGTTTACCAtatttgtgtggatctatttcttctctttattcctgtgatctgtgtgtctgtcctttagtgcaggagttggcaaactttttctgtaaaaggctaTATAACAGATTTTTAGTCTTTGCATGCCAAGGGGCAAAATTGAGGATATGTAGTTGCTTAAGAGAcaaatttccatatttttattgatgcaattaaaaatatgagaatACAGTTACTTTTTGTAATACAGATCTAATGAGAAGAACAGAATTCTTTTGTTCAGGGTAACCTTTTTTTATTGTTCAACCTTTTATTAAAGAGAATTTCAAATATACCCAAAAATAGAATAGCATAGTGAACTCTTATTGACCCATCACtagccaatcttgtttcatttattgCCTTCTCTCCATTCCCCTTTACAGAGACTCAGCcatattttttcttgaataaacattCCTCAGATTGTTGAAAGCCTTTgattaatttccagagttctgaaaaacagaaaataatagtgGTTGAGGGCAATTCTTCCAAtcattaaaaagtataaaaaaaatttttagttttcaggCTTTACAAAAACAGGTCTTGGACCAAATGTGGCCCATGGGCCGTAGTTTGCCTACCGGTGCTTCAGATGGTATCGCCTGTCTGGATTACTGTTGCTTTATAGTAactcttgaaatcaggtagtgtgagtcctctaactttcttttcaaaattttggCTGTTCtagttctttgactttttttttttttttttttttttttttttttttattgtcaacatttttatttaagaaaacagaacttaacatggcatttttctttcctctaatgGCAGCAGCACATAAATCATTTATCAGTCATCCAGTGATACAAAGAAAGGTGGCCAACTGTGTCTGAAGTAGTCAATTGTTAAGGATCACAACCCAGGCAGTGTTgcttttctgcaaagtagtctgctCCATGGTTCTTGAAGATTTATCCAAGCTTTCCAGCTGGGTGTCATAATTTCTGTCCCAACTTTTTAGTCACCATGTACATCGAGAAGAGCCAACAGGTGAAAAACTGTTAATTTATTGTTTCAACGaaaattgttttatgtttttttttttaacaatcccCAATACATGCAGTTCAGGGTTAAGTATCACATTTGTAGCACACTGTTGAGTCTCTACACAAAAATATTCATCACCTGGATAATTTCATCACATCACTTTTCCCAGTGTCAATACGTGGTTGGGGCTGTTTTCATTAACATATCCATGTAGTTTAAAAGCATGTTACTGCTTTTCTTGGCCAGATGTTTCTCTActgcctcccctcctctccctttccccacctttaatttttaaaggcaGGACATTATTCAAGTTTAATTTACTAAGCTGACAAACTTTGGCCTCTGTGTGCTCATGTGGACCCTGCTTTTGTTTTCAAAGGGTTTATATTTAAATAACCTTGACTCTGATCAGTTATTATCCATCTACTCctatttatttgtaggaagaaaGTTTGCTTCCTCCTTTGGGTGCTCATGCAGCAACAGTTTCCAAACTAATCATTTAATCTGAACTGGCATTTAATGAAACCGTTAACTGGGCTCTTTCAGATCTACTTCAATGCACATAAAAAACTTCCAACTGTTACTTGTGTCCCAAAGTAGTTTGCTTCTACCCTCATCAATGCAGCACCTGGGAGAACCTAAGTCATTTCCCTGAGTAGGCGCAGACTGCGAGACCCACAGCATCCAGCTCTCTCGGGGACTCGGCATCTGACTCGAGAGCACCTTCTTTCAGTCCACGGGTTACCAATCCTGCTCAGGACACATTCCAGAACATGAACTTGATGTCTCCTAATTTTATCCCTAGTATGTTCCTTCCTCAACATCTATCTTTAGACTGTTCCTTTCCTACTTTAAGCAGCATCCTCCCCCCAGCCACTCTTCCCAAACTCCAAAGGATTATAAGCTCCCTCTGCCCCCTCTAATCAATCAGTGTGAGATTatcttgctttcttctctgcaAGGGAATACATTTGCTTGAGCCTATGAGTCCTGGTGTGCTACAGAATGTCCGGCATCAATACTCCTTTAGTTGGTAAGAAGACCCAGGAATACTTAGGATAGGATGGGGCTAGGCCAGCCGATGTGATCCAGGGGAGGGTGAACTATTGCCAAGCTATACATAAATCTATTACTCTGAACTTCCTCAGTTCTGCTCTCACCATGGTATCTCTCAGCTGAAGTAAAACCTGGCAGTTACGGTCACTTGTGGCCGATAAACTATGGTATACCAATCTGTATTTGGCATAGGAACCTTTTGTTCTCACCATACCAGGTCTATGTTCTTGAACACAGGCAGTACCTGAGATGATAGTGTAACACTACCCTGTTCCCCacatttttttgcttttctctagGAAATAATCAAGTCCTTATCATAGGCACTTTTAACGTGTTATAAGGTAATGAAGCAAATAAAATGTCTGATAAAAATTAATGAGATGAGTTGAAGAAATAATATGCTAACTAAGAAGGACATTGGGGTAAATCTACCACAGCTAATCTAAATATAAGACTAGACTGCCACTcctacacacacccacacccacatccACATACCTTTTAGAGCTCTCCAAGACCATCTCCTAACCCAGGTAAATACTCTAAAATCCCAGGGGAGCTAGGTCTCCCTGGGCACAAAATGGTTTTGGAGACAGGTGAGAGACAGACGGTCTGGAATGAACTCTCTTCAGTTCGGGAAAGAATAGCCCGAAGTTGGTCAGCTAGCAAGTCCAGTTGTCAAGAGCAGACTCAGAAGGGACTGAGCAATTCACACCCAGTTCTTTCTAAGTCTAAGGCATGAAGATGGGTAAAAAGCATAGGTGCGACAAAAGGAAACTgtatgaataaaaaggaaaaactactcATGTTTCAAACCTCACATACAGAACCCAAGGCCAGGCAGATTAGCTGTATCTGCACATACTAAAATCATGACCAAAGGAGAGAGCAGCAAAGGCAGGTCTTCTGACTCTTCTCTCCAGATGCTTTTATTGCCTCTGGGGGAATCAAGAGGATACTGCTTACCAAGACCCTCCAGCAGGCTCTTTCTACTTGGTCCAGAcaggcaacaacaacaacaacaaaggcaGGGCAGGGGGAGTGGGTGAGAATGAGAGGTAGGGGAGCAGGAAAGACACACAGTAACACACCTCCCTGATAATAGCCAACAGTTCGATAATTGCCTATAAGGGCACAACAGAAGGCTTTTGATAATCCAAAACACTGAGTTTTGCTGTCTGACATATTGACATAGGCTCGGCTGAGAGTGCATGTCTCGTTTTCAATTTTCAGGTAGAACAATGTTTACACTAATATACATAATGTGCAATGCAGGCAGGTAGAATTGTTATGAGAACCTTAGCTGGACTCATTTTCTGGCTTTGgatcttatttaatttcttattctGGAACCTCAACTCCATAATAAGAGAagagttttatttgcattttaagttCTTGCACACCAACGAACAAAAATAGTATCTACATTTAGAGATAGGACTCACTACCAATACCAATATGATTTTATTGGAATGTGGAATGTAAACAAATGTTTCAAACAAACTAACTTTGTAAAAATGTATGgcattattaaataattaataaagaaatcctacagtgGGATGTGATGACACGTCTAGCTCTAGCCCAGGTGTGTGAAATCTCCGCAGCGGTAGCATGGTGCTGCAGCTGGGATTCCAAGGAGCAGCTGGGCTGAGGTGCCCACCTGCAATCTGTATTGATGACAAGTCCCAAAATGAAAttaaccctattttttttttttttttttttaaacctagcCTCCTTTGCTAATGTACAGGCTAGCATGATGGATCCAAACCTTTAACCTTTGTGCCAGTAGATCTGCTTCCTTCCCCAAGCCCCTGGTAAACTCCTCTCCTTTCAGTCACTCGAGTGGCCTTGCCACACAACTCCAGCACCTTGCATGCGAAAGACTTGTCTTTCTCATCACAATAAGCATCACATATCAGAGCTTAAAAATGTGTTACCCTGATTACAGCAGGAAATTATTTCTCTCAGGGGGataaaaaagagggaagaaaaggagggaggggtaTATAACTTTCACCCAATAAATCTTTTCTGAATAAACTCTAATGGGATATTCTTCTCCTTCCCTGACCTGCCTGAAGACTGACTTTCCAGCTTTAGCTATGGGCGTGAACAAAAAGTCTGTTTCAAAGAGGTGCATTAAAACAGGTGCACATATAGGTATGTGCTGGTAAGTGGTTTGTTTTCCTTACAAGGCtgggaaaaaaagggtaaatgaaaaaatagcaaCAAGATTTTTATGGTTAGGCAAATCGACAAAGGTTACACTTTGAGTTATCACTTAGCATCTAACTTTCAATGAGACTGATGACCTATTTGTGGCACCGCAAGGTTTAGTGATGCCACCTGACATCAAAGAGGACTCTTTTGTGAAGTGATTACAGTTTGCTCCCATATGAATACACTTGGAGGAAAACTGCAGGGATGAGGTACATTTCCTGGAGAGCTCATgtcataaaaaatacataaaacatgaattttaaaagagctttaaaaaaaaaaaaaaagaaatactgtcaCTGTTTAATATCTCCTTTTCACAAATGAGGCTGGTGTGTCAGTGTAGACTGCTGACATTTTGCTATAACTTGAGCCTGAATCTCACCAAAGGAAAcccagaccacaatggaatagacAGGAAGTCAGATATTCAGAGCTTGTTGACTGAAGGGGTTAATTCAACAGTGGTCTCCTGTTAAAGCAGGTAATGCACAACAACTCCGAGTCTCTCATCTCCCATGCATTCCAGAGGGAGCTTCCCTCAGATCCTGAACTATGCGCATCATCATGCTGCCAGAGCGGCAGCTCCCTGTAGACTAGTACTGgggagtttctttctttctttctttctttctttttgacagACTTTTAGGTCTTTACTCTTCTTTGCATTTAGAAGGAATGATtacaatttctttttatcacaCTGTAGTTTTCCTTCAAGGATGTGtgttttggttggttggttttattGGCAAGCATCAATGACGCATTACCCGTCGCTTCCCAGTCTTCATCGTGCAGTTGTGAGACCACTGGAAAGCACAGTGTTATCTGCAGAAGGCTGGGACTGCTCCTTCACCACAGCGTAGAAGTACGGGTGCTCCATGGCCTCCTTGGCAGTCAGTCTCTGTTGATGGTCGTATCGCAGAAGTTTGTCCAAAAGATCTAGGGCCTCAGGACTGACAAGGTGTCTGTTCTCACTGTGGATAAAGTTTTCCCAGCGTTTCCGTGAGTGTTGTCCCAGGATATCGTTGAAGTGTGGATCTAGGTCTATGTGATACTTCTTCAGATACCCATACAGCTCATCTGTACCCAGAACCTTGGCAATGCGAACAAGCTGGTCATAGTTGTCCTGTCCGTGGAAGAAGGGTTCCTTTCGAAAGATCATGCTTGCTAACATGCAGCCCAAACTCCACATGTCCAAGCTATAATCATACATCTGGTAGTCCACAAGAAGCTCTGGTCCTTTGAAGTACCTCGAGGCTACACGGACATTGTACTCCTGAGCAGGATGATAGAACTCTGCCAGCCCCCAATCAATCAGTCGCAGCTTTTTCTGTTGGTGATCTATCATGACATTGTGAGGTTTCACATCTCTGTGCATGATTCCCTTGCTGTGGCAGTAATCCAGAGCTTTAAGTAGTTCATACATATAAAACCGGATATCAAAGTCTGTCAGGATCTGGTAGAGTTGCTTAAAATCTGTATTattgatatattcaaataccaaagCTGGTGTCTTTGACACGGGGTCCTTTACAGTGTCAACCAGCTTAATGATATTTGTTCCACCACGAAGATTCTCCAGAATCTTAACCTCTcgttttatcttctttttcttcactgGCTTGAGAATTTTTACAACCACTCTCTCGTTGTTGGTGATGTTAATGGCCTCAAATACTTCACTATACTTTCCCCGACCAAGTTTTCGAACCAGTTGGTAATCATCTTGATTACCCCAGCTCGGGACGTGCGCCTCATAGTCCCAGTACTCGCGGCTCCTCAGGCTGTTCACCTCGGCGTAGACCCGGGCCCTGCTGCCCGCGGCCGGGCCGGGCATGGCGGGCGGGACCGGGGGGCGCCGCGGGGCGCAGAGGGTGGCGCGGCGGGGGGCGCCGGGGGGCGGGCGGAGCAGGCGGCG of the Choloepus didactylus isolate mChoDid1 chromosome 21, mChoDid1.pri, whole genome shotgun sequence genome contains:
- the LOC119517702 gene encoding casein kinase II subunit alpha', with the translated sequence MPGPAAGSRARVYAEVNSLRSREYWDYEAHVPSWGNQDDYQLVRKLGRGKYSEVFEAINITNNERVVVKILKPVKKKKIKREVKILENLRGGTNIIKLVDTVKDPVSKTPALVFEYINNTDFKQLYQILTDFDIRFYMYELLKALDYCHSKGIMHRDVKPHNVMIDHQQKKLRLIDWGLAEFYHPAQEYNVRVASRYFKGPELLVDYQMYDYSLDMWSLGCMLASMIFRKEPFFHGQDNYDQLVRIAKVLGTDELYGYLKKYHIDLDPHFNDILGQHSRKRWENFIHSENRHLVSPEALDLLDKLLRYDHQQRLTAKEAMEHPYFYAVVKEQSQPSADNTVLSSGLTTAR